The window tgtttatatcaTTAAATGGCCTTTTTACTAATTAAACGAGTTTTCagactgcttttattttgaagggtttGCCGGATGTAGCGTGTTGTATGTGGGCTCCTCTGAGGTTTCGGGGTTTTTGCAGCACTGACACACCGGACAGGTCGGTTCATCTTTCAGCCTCAGCCTAAATCAGAGCCGCTGTATCTTGTGCATTGCCACCTCCTCTGTATAATGTCTGATTTCGAGGAGTTTGAGAAGCAGCTGAGCGAGAATCGACAAGGTGAgtgctgtcagtctgtctgtgtcccaGTTCGGGCTGCAAGCTAGCAGTGCAGCGCGGGTACGCACCGTTAGCTCAGTCAGTGGATTTTTATGAATGGATAAACTGACCTGACAGAAACTTCAGCCTCCTTGCTGTGACTGAGCTTCTTTATCTGGGTTGTGTCATTataattagcatttagcttcattttttttaatcatttagcTGCTACACAGCTGTGGTTAAACATGCACGCAGCCCTGAACGCAGTCTGGGCAGCCGGTGCCAGCACACAGCGCGTTTACCTGCGCGAGGAAACGAGAGGCGGAACCCCGCTCAGCTGTCGCACCTTTTAATAATGTTCACTTCTTTAATGTCAGTTTATGCCATGGGAGTTACTGAATGACATTTTTCTGAATAAATAAGAGGTTTGTTTCAATTCGGCGTCCGTTATTAAGAGCTGCAACGCAATATCAATACAATTTATGTAATTAAAAATCACCAATATTTATTGACTAATGACAACATTCCTGTCATTCCTATAATGAATCgttttttcttatttcttatCACATTTaggaaaagattttttttttcaaaattgtATAATAATGAGTAATAATATTTATTAGGCCACTTCGTCAACAGCTAAATAATAATTTCTAAATTATTtagaaataagaaaaaatatatttaaatatttatctctgtgatttttttatattctaagtgaatatttgctgttttatttgtcaTATTTGAGCTATCGCAGCACTTGATGGAATGATGGaaattaaatgaaaagaaaaattaaataaaagaaaaaacctAAATGTTCCATATTGAAAACCTGACATTTAATCAAAGCTGAGTTCCAATAGGAACACATCTACCCTGAAATGAGGAGTAACTTTATCGATAAGGTAACAAGGTCTTAACTCATGTTCTGCCAAGAAGGCCACATTAACCTGTCAGATTTCTCAAAGATGTATGATCGGACTGTTAAAAGGTATCCAAGCTCCTTATtcaaagagaaaagagacatttggacattttagGCAATTTTACCTTGTCTGATCTAATTTGAAGgtattttattaaataataataatttgtataTGTAGTTTAATGTGATATATGTTTCGTATAATTCTTCTTGTTGCTGTCTCTTCCCTATTGCacagaacgagagagagagaggcacaaaaagAGGAGTCGTAGTGGATCTCCAGGCCGAGGAGACAAGCACCGCAGCTGGAGCAAAGACCGAGGGAGCCGCAGCCGAGAGAAGCGGAGCCGCAGCCGAGACAGGAAGAGCCGGGACCGCCGGAGCTCCTCCCGGGACCACAAGAAGCACAGGTCAGTGGGGAAACCAGCACGTATGTGCTTTTCTTCATTAATACACTTCAGAAAACTGTTTTATTCACAGTTTTTGGGTGAGATCTTCAAATGTTTTGTCCAAAACTTAAAATCTTCAaatcactgtgacatcagcagGCCTTAATGTTTCAGAGGCTGTAACTAGGGAGTCTTTCTTTTCTTGAAAAATGACTCATCAAAGTAAATTACAGCTTTTTTCTACATCTTTAGTTCCCTGAAAGCACTTAAGATAAAGTATTCTAAGTGGTAGGTCTTTAATGGTCATTCATTACTGTTCAGCTTATTTGTTCTAAAGTCACAAAGGCAAACTGTATAATGAAAATAATGACTCGGGTTTACGTAGTCATAGCAACATTAAAAGGTCCATTTAGAAAAGCAGCAGACATTTACTGAGCTTTTAGTCTGTCTGTTCTTCACGCAGCCACTCGCCGAGGCGAACGAGGAAGAAAAGGACCTACAAATACTGGGATGTTCCTCCTCCTGGATTCGAGCACATCACCCCAATGCAATACAAAGCTATGCAAGGTACCTGTCATGTTCTCGCTGCCTGTCTAGCCGCTGAAGCAGGCCTGATCAGAATAACATCTAGCTGTGCGTCGCTCAGGAGTTTGCATGCATTTCTGTAACCAGCCCAACTCTGGTCTCTCAAAACTAGTTCACATGGTGAGCTGTCCAACCTTGTTGCAAATCAGAGGTGTTGACAGACTTACCAACAGGACGATCAATGATAGTATGAATGTAAATGTAAGATTGGAACAGGCAAATGCATTCAGAAGTTGGAAAGGAGTTTAGAGAAAGAGGGATCGATATGTAGTATAGTAGTTAGGACCAAGATTAGTTGTAGAGATGTAAAGAAAAGAACACTGTCTTTACGCTCTTCACAGCATTATGCCTCAAAATACCATGATTCGAGCGCCTTTGGGTGATTTTTTGGTGTGCAGCTTGTAGCTTTGCTGTCTCTCCCTCAGCGGCCGGCCAGATACCAACAATAGCTCTGCTGGCAACGTCCACCACCACTGGAGTGGCTGCAGCACCGACACAAGTGCCCATAGTTGGCAGTCAGATGACAAGACAAGCCAGACGCCTGTATGTTGGAAATATCCCCTTTGGAGTCACTGAGGTAAAAGTCTTCTTGGTCACATAAACATTAACGTGTTGGTGTCTCAGCGTTTTCAATCACGTGTTTTATACCTTTCTCCTCAGGAGTCCATGGCTGAGTTCTTCAACGCTCAGATGCGTCTCGCAGGTCTGTCACAAGCCCCGAGCAACCCCGTCCTCGCTGTGCAGATCAATCAGGATAAGAACTTTGCTTTCCTAGAGGTAAGTGTTTATGCTACTACTAATACAGCACTTCATCCATTTGACAAATATCATATTACGGTAAGTATAATGGCATGCAAACTTCAGAGCTCAGTATGTGCACTGGCCTTAATAGGTACAATTTTTGTGATGCTTTCCCTCATTGAGTGCCAAAACATGTAGTGTAAGTTAACAATCCCTGCAGCTCTAACCTTTGTAGGATGCTGTAGCTAATAGAATGCAGCTGGTTAGGACTCCTGTTGTTTGTATTGCAGTCCCATTCATTCATGACATCTCTGCTCACACATCACCTCATTTTAATGACTGTATATGTctacagaaaacacaaatgacCCCATCAGCCACCACTACTCCTACTGCTACTGTAGTGCTAAATGCCAAAATGCCAGCATGGTGAGCATTATATCCACTAATTATCAGCACGCTAACATTCAGCTTCGGAGGGTTCCCTCAGTCTCTCAGAGCTGCCAGCACACTTGCAGTCTCTGAGTCATAAATTTCAGCTGAGAGCAGGGAATTGTCACAGTCCATTTCTCTCCTCCAGCCTGACAGAGATTTGGCTTCTGCAGCAGTTCTTCTAAAACACAAATGTTAGCCAGTGCTTTGAGCTTAGCCAAGATGTACGGAGCTATGCAGGGTAATTATCAATCTCAGATAGGAAGGCGTgacagtttgtttccatcagtAGCAGCTCACTGTGACATTTGTCATAGACCTGTTGAAGCCCTGCTTTTTTCGTCCAGTCACATGTTGTTATGATAATACCTCTGCATCATGTCTCCTCTCCTAGTTTCGTTCTGTAGACGAGACAACGCAGGCCATGGCCTTTGATGGAATCATTTTCCAGGGTCAGTCGCTGAAGATCAGACGACCTCACGACTATCGGCCTTTACCCGGCATCTCAGAGCAGCCTGCTTTTCACGTTCCAGGTTTGTCTCCgatgcttttcaaaataaaaaacaagctgcagtgtttgaccacttttcttctttgtgtaGGTGTCGTCTCCACTGTCGTCCCCGATTCCCCGCATAAACTGTTTATAGGAGGCCTGCCTAACTACCTTAACGACGATCAGGTATTGAACTAAAAGCTGGTCAAACAGCTGCACTCATGTTTCTTCACTTTTTGTTTCACATGCGACGTTTTTGTCACagtaaaagaaacacagaaaaaaatgaacatgaaCATTTCTTTAATAAAAAGTCAAGAATGAAcatcaatcaaaacaaaacatgacacCATCGTGCAAAAAATACCACCATaggaaaaacatcacatttcatattttatatttctggATATGTATCTAATACTTTAACATAAGCTTTTATTTGGTTACATTTCTCATATTAAACAAACAGTATGTCAATGACATCAAAAGTAAAATGCTTATACCTTTCTCACACTAAGCATACTGATTTAAGAAAGGTAAGCAAAGTCCAGTCTGTTTACATATGAAATCTGTTGTCAAAGAAAGAGTCCACCTTCAAAACCATTTGTGACCCACAGTTAGTGAAAACCCACTTCCTGATATGAAGCAGTAGACCCAGCTTTCATGTCTTAGACCAACATTAGCCTGTACAGGTCAGTGATCTGATGGGAGAATATTGCTGTTGCTATTTAGATTTGATGTCATGACATAGTGCTCCAGCAGAGCGCGCTCTGACTCGTTGTTTATAATTACTCTcactctgctgcacacagtggtgCAAATTGATTTCTCCATTACATtgctaaaaacagaaatgtcaaAGTACATCCCTAATTATTTTCCCTTTATAATCTAACATAACCCCGTCCCTGTCAACTGTCAACAGCTATAGCTTGgctctgtgaaaacaaatcaaataGACAGCTTACAAAGTAATAATTTTCATATTTTACAGATACAGAGGTCAAGCAATTCTAATTGGTTCATTCTTGCAAAGAAACAACCAAAGAAAACAGTAGCGTCTGTTGTCAGATCTAAGTTGGTCATTGCATCAGCATGTGATATGATTCTACATAGTCATCAGAAGTTCAAGTCCACTTCTGTGGTGGTGATCAATTTAAACACCAGTGGACATGAAGGTGGACTGTTGCTTTGATAAAGACTTAAATAGGCCAGCGTACAGTAAGTCGTAGTTTGCTCTCAGGTGGGCAGGtggtgcacttttttttaaagttttgcaTTGAATTTAATTCTAACTGTCCATTCTGTCTCATTAACGTTTAATTAGTGTGCAGAGCACATATACAGCCTGATGTCTATTACTCACTGACTTCTTTTCTTTAATACTTGCAGTCACTGCCACTGCGTTGATACTCacagctctttcatttttgttcCCCCACTTTGTCCCCAGCTAGGGGCCTGTAAGATCGTTAAGTCTGCGCTCATAATTTGTTCAGTAGTACTCATCTACTGCTGCCATGCCAACATGTAACACAAGGCAAGTAAGACATTCTGGTCCTCACATGGATACACTGCGAGCCAGCAGGCTCCCTTACTGGCTACTTTCTTTCTCCCATCATGCTTTTGGAGCGCGTTTAGGATCCGGGGATTTGGATTGATCATTAAGATTTGAGGGTGTTATTGGTGGAGGTTTTAAAGGGAtatattaagttgtttttttattatttattttaaacataaaGGTAAGAACATACTGGTTTTCTGTAAATGCACAACATTCGATTATTGACTATTGATTAATTGTTAAAGCGATAAATCCTGAAAAttatagaaaatgttttttcactttttaaagactacagaaaaaaataatttgcagAACCACTGACCATAATGTCAGTGGTTTATTAAATAATATCCCATTTCCACAGTACTGTCTCTTCCTTTTCCTTTCAGAACTCATTATAGCAGTGCCAAATCTGTAACATGTAAAATGCACATACCTGTGTTTAATCACAtacaatttgtttttgttttttttcccatcatgGTGTTAAacgtatttttttaaatatcaaatGGACATTTAGAATTCACTCAGTAGACTTTAATGTTGGCAGTGAATTCTCGGTCTCAGATCACGCTGTCTGACTCCTGTTTGCAGGTGAAGGAGCTCTTGACGTCCTTCGGGCCGCTCAAAGCGTTCAATCTTGTGAAGGACAGTGCCACGTCACTGTCGAAAGGTTACGCCTTTTGCGAATATGTAGACATCAGTGCCACCGATCAGGTAACGCTGGTGTTGAAATAAATCGCTTCGTCGTTTGGTCTGTTGGGATGTttagatgtttgtgtttgtgtgtattcagGCGGTAGCTGGGCTCAATGGGATGCAGCTAGGTGACAAAAAGCTGATCGTCCAGAGGGCGAGCGTGGGAGCTAAAAATGCCAATCCTGTGAGTGCAAGTCCTTTATTTCACCTTTAGcttttttaaagcacaaagaTGTTTGGTGCACatagctgatgtgtgtgtgagctgtgagcTGTCCATCTGCAGACCTCTATCATAGAGACCCCGGTGACGCTACAGGTGCCTGGGCTTCAGAGGCTGCAGAACTCTGGCATGCCCACAGAAGTGCTGTGCCTTCTTAACATGGTGTTGCCAGAGGAGCTGGTGGACGACGAGGACTATGAGGAGATCCTGGAAGACATTCGTGAGGAATGCTGCAAGTACGGCAGCGTCCGCTCCATTGAGATCCCCCGGCCTGTCGATGGGGTTGAAGTTCCTGGCTGTGGGAAGGTGCGTCCATGCAATACAAAATGTACTGTACTGATACTGGGTTTTACATGATGCTCTTTATTTTACTCTAAATCATCAGTCTTATATTGTATTAGGAAGTGTTTTGCACTGCAGGAACTGGCCTTTCTTCTTTGACTTGAAGCATAGTGGACTTCCTGTGTCTACTGCAATGACATCTTCTACAGTTGCATAGCTGTGAAGGATGTTTTTAAAGGGGCAGGAGTCCATCACTGCTTGAAACACCAGAACGAGGCAAAGTGTTTTCTTAAGGCTCTGCTTTGGTTTTACGAGAGAATTCCTTAGGGATATAAGCTTAATGGCTGGTTTGGCAAATAACTGTGTGGTTGACTTCCCTACATACGATAAACAGCAGCCCACAGCTTCTCCCCATGAGACGGTCCCAAAAGAGGCTGTTGAAGCTGCACTGTGTAAACACTTTTAGCAGGCATATTGTGCAAACAGATTTATAGCACATGTATGAAAACTCAAATAATAAAGTCCTgactgagctttttttttctctgtcagaTCTTCGTGGAGTATGTTTCTGCCGCAGACTGTCAGAAAGCCATGCAAGCCCTCACCGGCCGCAAGTTTGCCAACAGGGTAGTGGTCACCAAATACTACGATCCAGACATGTATCACAGACACGAGTTTTGAAAGCACAGACGAGCCCCTCTTCCTTTCTGTCCGTCAGCTGGGCGTCAGTCcgtttctttccttctttgaaTGTTGTGAATGTGTCCTTTAGAGACTAGACTCACAAAGGTTTTACTACATCATCTTCTTAACCATCCGGACTGCAGCGTGTGTTTCTTCAGTACTGAACAACTTCCAGCTTTAACCTTTTACCCAACCGTTGACCTGAAATCATTCTAAgcttaaaaaaatatgaaatatatacaTTACATTTGCAGTAGAATGAATGTGACATGTATCTTACCTAAACCTAAACTAATACTGCCTGACAATGCCAGAGTAGTTGTCTATCAAGTATGCACTATGAGcgaaaaaaactacaaatgttAAGATTTACTTTCCTGAGCACAAAcattttaattctgtttttagATTCGGGTTTGAAAAGCCATCAAACTGTTTCCTGCgtgagggaaggaaaaaaagtttctatttatttatgtatttatttatttatttgaaaaaagTAACAATTCCTGCTACCATATTTCTCACCTCTTAATGTTCCTTAAACATATACAGTGCTGTTACTGTACTGCTTACATTGACCAAATGTTGACTTGTTTTCTTTAAAGATACTTCAGTAAAGCCTCAAAGGAGATTTTGTAAATATTACCTAGTGTCTAAAGAAAAGACATATATCTGATTGGCAAAGGGACTGCTAGATGCTGCCTGGAAACaagaaaatgaatcaaaattttaaaaacaaacaatcaaaaGGTCTGTTGACCGTTTATTAAACCCCTTCCCCTGAAGAAGcctctgaccaatcacagcaacGATAACTAGTACTGTAGTAAGAGCAATACTCTAAATACTTAATACAAACATAAACCCTTCACTGAGCAGCGTCAACAGAGGGACTAAACAACTTATTCTATGAAAGCTGGTGCTGAATCCTGGAGTTTAATTAAAGAACCAGTGTGCAGGATtgagtgccatctagtggtgagattGCAAACTGCATTTACAGCCAGTTTATTGTAGAAACATGCGTgcaatataacaatatatttaCTTTAACGgtttattttgatttcatttaataaactaaataaaagtttaattaaataaataaataaataaacaagatgCCTGCCAGCTTTAGCCTCAGTTTAGTTCTAAACAATGCAGGTCATAAAGTCAGTCATTATTTTAGCCCACAAAGACTGACAGATGAGAAGGTGCTTCCATTGTGTCCTTTGCCACCTGAATTATTGTAAACTAATGTAAGTAGCAACAGTAAATAATACATTGGGGATTAATAAATGGTCAATTGTGTCCATCTAACCCGCAATATTCTACAATTTGTGGTCAAAATCAGAATAACTTAACCAAATCTGTCTTTGTGGTCTCATTTAATAATAGATTAAAACATATATGCACATGTTGAGAAAAGCACTTTTACGTTTTGTAGatagcatcatttttttttaaaagctttatcatttctgtgctgttttgcattgttggaaaaaaatgtatggaATTAAATTTATTATAAAAATCTTTATAATCTGCTTAAAAAGTGCAGGCATAAATATAATAACCCAACAAATGCATTAGAACTTGGAGTGATTCAGTTTCAAAGTAAGCAAATTGTATTTTAGTGTAACAAGCAGAACATATCTAAACAATTACagtattttatacatttttggACGGCCAAAAAtttgaaaacatttgaaaacatttttcagtttGTACAATTCCTGCCACTGCCATTGCCTTGAATAAATGCTTGCATCCACCATTTTTCTGCtttcctgctgtttctgtgaCAAAGACTTAAGAGACTGAAAATAATCATTGGGAGTGTGATAATACAGCTTCTTTATGTTCACCACATTTGGACTTGGGAGAGTGTTCATACACGGGTATCATGTTTATTTGCTGTATACGCTGTTTTGCTGAAAAATGTGTGTTGGATGGCAGCCTCATTAACAGTTTATTtgaaggaaggaaaaagtcaaGAGTATTATTTTGAAGGTTGTGACCAGATGTTGTATTGTGATAATGGTGCAACAGTTAACatcatttaatatttatatttatttaaataattaaattaaaatgaacgAGAGCTACTTTCATGTCAGAAGACATGATGTAAGTTGTAACCTGTGACTTACATTCTGTCTTtagtcgttttttttttgctgctttccttattgtatttaatatttttttttttgattttagGGAATTGACCGGATATTGAGTGAGtttttaatcattatttttttttattttttttttttatttttttattttttattttttttcattcattttttttattgtaatgtgtgttttattaaagtTTTAAGCGTCAGTagctggttttattttgtaggtcTTAACCGGATGTGCAGCGGTGATGTATGTCTATGGAGGACAGCGCCATGACGACAGGCGAACACAGATCAGTGTTTGACAGATGTTCGTTCAGGATAAACCGCCTCATTCAAAGccgaacagaggaggaggacagcggGGTGTGCTTGGATTTCTCACCGCGGGGGGAGAGCTGCGATTAGTGAAACATGTCCGGGGAAAAGGCGACGAGTCCGTGCAGCAAATTTCAAgccaatatttttaataaaagtaAATGCCAGAACTGCTTCAAGTCTCGGGAGCTGCATCTGTTGAACGACTGTGACATGGA of the Parambassis ranga chromosome 8, fParRan2.1, whole genome shotgun sequence genome contains:
- the LOC114439588 gene encoding splicing factor U2AF 65 kDa subunit-like, producing the protein MSDFEEFEKQLSENRQERERERHKKRSRSGSPGRGDKHRSWSKDRGSRSREKRSRSRDRKSRDRRSSSRDHKKHSHSPRRTRKKRTYKYWDVPPPGFEHITPMQYKAMQAAGQIPTIALLATSTTTGVAAAPTQVPIVGSQMTRQARRLYVGNIPFGVTEESMAEFFNAQMRLAGLSQAPSNPVLAVQINQDKNFAFLEFRSVDETTQAMAFDGIIFQGQSLKIRRPHDYRPLPGISEQPAFHVPGVVSTVVPDSPHKLFIGGLPNYLNDDQVKELLTSFGPLKAFNLVKDSATSLSKGYAFCEYVDISATDQAVAGLNGMQLGDKKLIVQRASVGAKNANPTSIIETPVTLQVPGLQRLQNSGMPTEVLCLLNMVLPEELVDDEDYEEILEDIREECCKYGSVRSIEIPRPVDGVEVPGCGKIFVEYVSAADCQKAMQALTGRKFANRVVVTKYYDPDMYHRHEF